TGGCTGGCTAAAGGCGCAGATGTACTAGCCAATGGCCACTGACCCTACCCAAGTCCCTTACAAGTTTTGGGTCCATCCAGGAGGCTCCTCGGGGACCCAGGCCAGCAGCAGATGAGATGAGAACTCATTCAGCAATGACCCTGGATTTTAGGGGTGAACTTGGTATGTAAAACCCATGCTAGGTCTGAGCCCAGCTCCTCAGTGTCTAAGGGGGTCTAGGGGCCAGTGTGCCTGCaaagggtttggggaaaatgGCTACTTGCTCTTGTATATCTTCCTAGGCAGTTTTCCTTTGTATAATCTTAACTGGCGTTAAAGGGAACTGGAGGACTAGTCTCATTGGTGGCTAACAGTAGGGAAATACAACCAGTGGGGGCTTGAGCAATGGCATAAAAAAAGATACGTGGGCACCCCCAGGCCCTTGAGAAAGGATAGAACCAACCTGGCTCTGGAAGAGTGAACTCGAGCCTACCTGTTACACACACCCAACCAGGTACCATAGATACAAGTAGCAGCTGTCTCCTGGCTAAGGACAAATTAGATCTCTGGACTTCTGAGAAATAGGGGTGGTGTCAATGGCCCCTGAAGCCACTTCTTGACCTAAGTCTCCCCTGGATCAATCCCCCAACCTCCCCCTCAGTCACCAGAGCTTAGCAGGAGAAACTCAAAGTGCAGACCAAGCAGGCCTCCAGGAGCCCATTCagaccctccttccctccccttcccatacggcgagagacagacacacaccaGCACCAGCGCTTTAGAAAAATAGCtgaattttaaatatatctatagACCAATGTCATACTGTTAAATAcatatctaataaataaatataaatagaaactTGATAAATTATATTCTCTGTGCCTTCGGGGATGGGCAGGGATGGGGAGCTCTTGGGCCCTTGGACACATGCCGGCCAGCAGCAGTTCATCCCCAAAGCATCTCAGGATGCTTTCTGTCAAGGGGCAACATTTCTTTCGACCCCGGGGAGACATCGTAAGGGGATAGACCATTGGTGGGTGACCCCTTTCCTGGCCTGGGAGCCATCATTTTAGTATCTATGGGAGGGTAAGAAGATGAGAGGAGGGGAGGCCAGCCCTTTCGCTTGAGGCCCCTACTGGCCATATACTTTCCTGACATGCCCCCTGCCTCCAGTGCCCAAACCATACATTCCCCTTCGAAAAAGGAAGGCTCTTCTCAGGGGCCCAGGAGGAAGGGGGGAGGCTAAAGTCAGAGCCGCAAAATTGAACTGAGGTCCCCAGGAGGGAGgctaagggggtgggggtgggaataaGCCAGGCACTGGGCCCTGAGTCAAGTCTTATCATCAGACCCCTGAATCAATGGAAAGCTGGCCTCTGATTCAGAAAGAGTCACGGGGCACTGAGCTGTGGCCACCCCGTGACCCAAGTGGGCAGCCCTCGAGGAATAGAGAAGGTTGCTGGAGGAGGGGGGTTGAGAGGGCAGGAGGGAGTTCAGTCCAATGAGAGTTCTGCATCAGTCACCGTTTGGAGAAATGGTGGAAAGCTCCCCTCTTCTCATTAAAGTGCAACATTTCTAAGCCCAGAGTGGGAACCAGCAGAAAGGCAGAGAAGCAGGTGGCCCACTGGGGCCACCATCTCCTCCTCCATCATTCCTCCGGCAGCCTGGCAGAGCCCTCTGGTACCCTGGAGGCTAATGTAGCACCACACCCTCAGGGTCACATCAGCCAGCCCTCCCTCGCCTCCTCTGCTCAAGCAGGGCTCTGAGAAGAGAACGTCTATCCCTATGGCTGTGGCCCGGGCTCGGAGGCCAGGTTTCTAGCACCCTCTCCACAGCCTGCATGAAGCGCTGGTACCCCCATAGTATCTTGCACATCTCCATCTTCCAGGGGAAAGGCGGATGGGTCGGAATGGACAGGGTCCCTCTGCTCCCGGGAGCCGGGCAGGCCGAGGGAGCCTCGGGGAGGGTCCAGAGCAGGCAGCAGAGGTTGTTCCTGATGCCTATAATGGACTGGACGGCCCTAATCGAGGTGTGTCCATTGAGTCTCTGCTCGACAATGTACAGGATGTCGCTCACATTCTGGAGGAAGGTGGCCCGAGGTAACTCCCGAAGGGTCTTCTCCGAGGAGAAGTCGGGGATCATTTTGCAGAGTTCCAAGTAAGGCGAAGAGTTCAGGCCTTGTTCTTCTAcctgaggaggaaagagaaaggcatTGGGGATTGGACCGCCGGGCCCTCAAGAACCTCTGTTCTGGTCAACCCAGGGGAGAA
This window of the Gracilinanus agilis isolate LMUSP501 unplaced genomic scaffold, AgileGrace unplaced_scaffold48949, whole genome shotgun sequence genome carries:
- the OSM gene encoding oncostatin-M, with amino-acid sequence VEEQGLNSSPYLELCKMIPDFSSEKTLRELPRATFLQNVSDILYIVEQRLNGHTSIRAVQSIIGIRNNLCCLLWTLPEAPSACPAPGSRGTLSIPTHPPFPWKMEMCKILWGYQRFMQAVERVLETWPPSPGHSHRDRRSLLRALLEQRRRGRAG